The DNA region AAGACTTCCTTTATGAACACTCCCCTGTGATGCAGAAAGGTGGGAACTTTGTAAATCTGTATTGAAAGAGCATGCAGAGATCTCAGGGAGAAACAAATTTTCAGGAACAATgtctccagggctgctggaacAGACTCTCAGCTCCTCTCTGTGTAGCTCATGTTGTCCCAAGAGCAACATCCAGGGAGAAATGTCTCTGCAAGAGAGGCAGGGGAACCAAGTGACTGCAAACATGGACACTGACAGTCTCCATCAACAGGGCTCTTTGGTTAAGCAGGTGGGTTTCCACTCTTAttgggggggggtttgggggtcttGACCTCTTTTAGGGGTCTCAGGTGTGGTGGAGTGGTTCCCTGccctgattttgggggtcccacagGTGGTGGGGGGAGGTTTGCCCCTTGCTGCATTTGAGGGTGCTGTGTGGGGATATTGGTGGGGGGTGACCTGAATGCCTGTGCCATGTCACCTCCACTCTGGATTCTGGTTGGAGTCACTGCTTCTGGGTGAGTCACCACCAGTTGCTGCTGCCAGtggatttggggctggttttgggttgttttgtccttccccaaaaatctccttgcGGGGATATCCAGCTGGTTTTGGGACTGCTTTGTGCACACAGCAAGCTCAGTGTGGGGGGTGGTGAAGCTGAGGGTGAgtggagctggtgctggccaCACCATGGCACCAGCACCACCCAAGAGAAGCCACAGGTAATGTGTGAGCAGGCAGTGCCAAGTGCTGGGAGAGCCACTGCAGCTCCATTAAGGCCAAGGAACAGACCACTGAGGAGCTACTGGGTGAGTGGAAGCTTTAGTCAAGCCCTGCCAGCTTAAATTTGAGAAATTGGCCCGCAAGTTCTAAGGATAGGATATTAGGCCTATTTATAAAATGAGTTATTTGTTaacatgaaaaattttaatcagAGTTATTTACTATTTAGTATAAAATTCAAGGAACTACTAGTAGATTATATAGAACAGTGCAAGATATCAAGGTACCTATATTAAAGCTAGCAAAAGAAACAGTACTAATTATGAGTCAAATGTAACCTACTACTGGGATGATGATAATGTACACAGAGCTCTTTTGCTCAGCCTCCAGAGGAGTAACTGGAAAGCAGGCATCCCTGTTCCGGGAAGAAACTACACACATTTCCAGAAAAACGTGCAGAAGATTTTTGCTTTGTGAAAGTTTGGTGTAGCTTTTGCAGTTTGTCAAGTGAGGTGTCTGTCAGTCAGAAATCCAGCTTATCTTACCAAATTTCACTTCAACTGTAAGGTGTTTATTGGCAGTTGGGAGATGCCAGACTAATGTTAACCCCATGGCACCAAAATAATTCATAGAGGACAGCTTGTCCTGTTTGAGTTATCTGACCAGTTAACAAGTTACACAGAAGGTGGGGTGTGAGAGTCCCTGCTACAGAGGAAAACAGATAACCCAATTTATCTGTAGTTGATGTTGTTGTTGGGCCTGGGGGTGGGGGTCCTCCATGCTGCAGTGGTGACAGTGCCAGGTTTTTGCCAAGTGCTGTGCCACCCCCACGTGAGAAGCTGGAACAACCCTCAAGTCTTGGCAGTACCTCCTGACAAACAATCAGTTGAAATGCTCAGTTTTGGCAAAACTATTTATTAGGGGATCAATGTGAGAAGCAGAGCCGGTAGCATCTGGCACAGTATGTTCTgttgcagccctggctgtggtcTCCACCAGCAAGGCGCTGGGTTTTGGCGGTCAGGGTGCTTGAGGGTGAGGAAGAAGAACGTCTCTTGCAAGCTTTGGGCTGCTGGAGTGCGTGCAAGGGTTGCTGTGGGGTCTCAGTGGTGCTGGGAGTGGCACTGGCTCTGTGGTAGAAGCATTCTGAGCACTGCAGGGGcgtcccagcccagcctccgAAGCCCATTCTCCAAATCCCTGGAGGCTTGGGGTTGCGCCACATCACCAGAGCTGTCTGTGGTGGGGAACAGGGGGAAAAGCATGGGGAGGGGGTGAGTGTTACCTCCTTTTTTGTGAGGACCTTGGGCACCCAGGGACATGTGGCACCAGGAAACCCAAGTATGAAAGGGACTCCAAGCACCCATTGTCCCAGAGTGCCCGTACCCAGGAGCCCCCTCCCTGTACCTTGGCACAGGATGAGCTGCAGCATCTTCCAGGCAGGTTCTGCTCCATGATGCCACCAACGACTGGGCTGCCACAGCAGTGATTGTACCTTTTCATTTTGCTGGGAGACCCCAGCACAGTGAAGTGACCCTGGGTGGGCTCCATCTGGGGACACCAGTGATGCTGACAGTACTGGCTTCCACAgtgggtggggctgggggcttggCAGACATCACGCCTGTcactggtgtccccagctggctcagccaggctgagcccatccATCTGGGCAGTGGCCTTCTGGATGCCCccctggctggcagggatgAAGGCACctttctgtgtgctggggaAGATCTTGGCTATGCTGGAATCCTTACAGGATGCCCTCAGGTCTTCCTGGCTGAGCTGGTAGTACCGGGTGGCCTCAAAGCTGGCCTTCAGCTCCTGCATGGAGATGAAGGGGTGATGAAGGGCAGCACTGGGTGTGATTCGCTCATGTGAGTCCCAAGTGAGCATCCTCTTGAGCAGCTCCACCATCCTGTACAGATCACAGCGCTTGGCCAGCTCCTCCTGGTCAGGATCAGGCATTGGGCACACATTCACCACCGCCAACTGATCCAGTGAGGAAAAGATGTGCTCCCTCCTCTTGGTCGGCTTTGCCATCACCTTCCTTGGTGGTTTGAGCTGCCAGGTACCCCTGGAACATGGCACATGTTGGAAGAAGGACCGTGTCTTCTGAGCAGCATAGAGCAGCTGGCcccggggcagccccagggtggAGCAGATGTAGCATATCTGCTCATATTCATCATTGCCAGGGTAGAGCGGCCAACCCAAGTGAAGCTCGGCCATCACGCAGCCCAGAGACCAGATATCCACCTTCTCACAgaagggcagccccagcaggatcTCCGGTGCCCGGTAGAAGCGGGTTTGGATGTAGGGCTCCTGGACATGGCACACCTCAGGGACGAGGATAGCCGAGCCAAAATCAACGAGCTTGATGCGGAACGGATAGCGCGCGTGGTCCACCAGCATGATGTTCTCTGGCTTCAGGTCAGCGTGGATGATGGAGAGCTCCTTGAGCTTTACCAGCGCCACCAGCACCTGCGCCGCGATGGTGCGGATGTGTCGCACCGGCAGCGGTGAGAAGTTGTTCTGCTTTTGGAAGTCCAAGAggttttgctgcagcagctcgAAGACCAGGTAGGTCCAGACCGTGTCACTGAAGGACTCGAGGAAATGGATGATGTGAGAGTCCTTTGTGTCCCCCTCCCGCAaggcctgcagcagcctcagttCATTCTTCACTATTTGGCCATCGTGATCACAGTTCTTCAGGATCTTGATGGCCACCATctccccagtgctcctgcaCTGTCCCTGCATCACCTGGCCAAAGGTCCCTTTCCCTACCATGGCCATTATATCATAGCACTTGGCACCTACCACTAGTGTCACCATGGTGGATTGGCTCCTCACCAGGGGCTCAGGAtcctccagctcagcacccAGTGGGGACTGGAGACACCTAACTGTCCCAAGCCAGCCTCACTACACTCTGGGTTCCAACATTACCATGACAACACATGATGTCACAACAGAAGCAACCTGGGTGGAGGAACCCCCTGAAATGCAACAATGGCCCAAgaatccagccctgctctccccagatCCATCCACAAACCCAACAACACAATCCTGGTCCCCACAAAGTGAAGATATTCCAATCTCTGCAGAGGTGGATTTTAATATGTTAAGACCTCTATtgagaggagccccagctgtgctAAAAAATCATATGGTGGGGAGACATAAACACAATCAAAAGAGATGTAATGTATAAAGA from Catharus ustulatus isolate bCatUst1 chromosome 24, bCatUst1.pri.v2, whole genome shotgun sequence includes:
- the HIPK4 gene encoding homeodomain-interacting protein kinase 4; the encoded protein is MVTLVVGAKCYDIMAMVGKGTFGQVMQGQCRSTGEMVAIKILKNCDHDGQIVKNELRLLQALREGDTKDSHIIHFLESFSDTVWTYLVFELLQQNLLDFQKQNNFSPLPVRHIRTIAAQVLVALVKLKELSIIHADLKPENIMLVDHARYPFRIKLVDFGSAILVPEVCHVQEPYIQTRFYRAPEILLGLPFCEKVDIWSLGCVMAELHLGWPLYPGNDEYEQICYICSTLGLPRGQLLYAAQKTRSFFQHVPCSRGTWQLKPPRKVMAKPTKRREHIFSSLDQLAVVNVCPMPDPDQEELAKRCDLYRMVELLKRMLTWDSHERITPSAALHHPFISMQELKASFEATRYYQLSQEDLRASCKDSSIAKIFPSTQKGAFIPASQGGIQKATAQMDGLSLAEPAGDTSDRRDVCQAPSPTHCGSQYCQHHWCPQMEPTQGHFTVLGSPSKMKRYNHCCGSPVVGGIMEQNLPGRCCSSSCAKTALVMWRNPKPPGIWRMGFGGWAGTPLQCSECFYHRASATPSTTETPQQPLHALQQPKACKRRSSSSPSSTLTAKTQRLAGGDHSQGCNRTYCARCYRLCFSH